The following coding sequences are from one Epinephelus fuscoguttatus linkage group LG7, E.fuscoguttatus.final_Chr_v1 window:
- the ogfr gene encoding opioid growth factor receptor: protein MMEDDCVCEYDSTWDTESDGDDPAGESQTRRSCQDKNKSGWTLNWHHTPRNMRAAKDMQNYRRGYPNLTDDECSEDKMNNLQFYLNKFPSAPDDVYIESFLKEWKNDYKRLERVHSYIQWLFPLREPGVNYMASELTKKEIEAFKKNEDAKKRLVESYELMLGFYGMRLMNKETGEVKRADNWKERFGNLERNMHNNLRITRILKSLGELGFEHYQAPLVRFFLEETLVKKTLSSVKRSVLDYFLFAVLDKQKRQELIRFAYHHFEPKDKFVWCPRKIQKQFRKAEKRSDAVGNGDGKDEAYSRSKSKDGEAVVQQKEEGLDNVTKAQKGADKTASKDKNKQSEASPEPKPEVETVGNGNAEAEPNNEILGNGNDSTGDVDEMDQSPSPESVTAKTEPCVDKEDTLTNNSKDTAKEPDNIMQTDGDIDTEKPPKKKREDNKVLPSNGSAGDAASGQMEEKAGANKATGQMSPSAQTPPKTSKHSPSLSSGREEKIPRTDFNQVPDKKEEEETSQANVPATNGSATSTEKGVDEQINAKESEDIDMESNPVSSDQNVEST from the exons ATGATGGAGgacgactgtgtgtgtgagtacgaCTCGACCTGGGACACAGAGAGTGATGGAGACGACCCGGCCGGAGAGAGCCAAACCCGTCGGTCATgtcaagacaaaaacaaatctggCTGGACATTAAAT TGGCATCATACGCCCAGAAACATGAGGGCAGCAAAGGACATGCAGAACTACAGAAGAGGCTATCCA AATCTTACAGATGACGAGTGCTCAGAAGACAAAATGAACAACTTGCAGTTTTATCTCAATAAATTTCCCTCTGCTCCTGATG ATGTCTACATTGAATCTTTTCTCAAGGAATGGAAAAATGATTACAAAAGACTGGAGAGAGTGCACTCGTACATTCAGTG GCTGTTTCCACTGCGAGAGCCGGGGGTTAATTACATGGCTTCAGAACTCACCAAGAAGGAAATTGAG GCCTTCAAGAAGAATGAGGATGCCAAAAAGAGACTAGTTGAGTCCTATGAACTCATGTTGGGCTTCTATGGCATGCGTTTGATGAACAAAGAGACGGGTGAAGTGAAACGAGCTGATAATTGGAAGGAGCGATTTGGAAACCTGGAGCG GAATATGCACAACAACCTGCGCATCACTCGCATCCTGAAGAGCCTCGGAGAGCTGGGCTTTGAGCACTACCAAGCCCCACTTGTGCGCTTCTTTCTGGAAGAAACTCTAGTCAAGAAGACCCTCAGCAGTGTCAAACGCAGCGTGCTTGACTATTTTTTGTTTGCTGTCCTGGACAAGCAGAAGCGTCAGGAGCTCATTCGCTTTGCATATCATCACTTTGAGCCAAAGGACAAGTTTGTGTGGTGTCCCAGAAAGATTCAGAAACAATTCAGGAAGGCAGAGAAAAGATCTGATGCCGTCGGGAACGGAGATGGAAAAGATGAAGCGTATTCACGGAGTAAAAGCAAAGATGGGGAAGCAGTTGTACAACAGAAAGAAGAAGGACTGGATAATGTTACAAAGGCACAGAAAGGAGCTGATAAAACCGCaagtaaagacaaaaataaacagtctGAGGCGTCACCTGAGCCAAAACCAGAAGTGGAGACCGTTGGGAATGGAAACGCAGAGGCTGAGCCTAATAATGAAATTTTGGGGAATGGAAATGACTCTACAGGTGATGTTGATGAAATGGATCAGTCGCCCAGTCCTGAGTCTGTGACGGCAAAAACTGAGCCTTGTGTGGACAAAGAGGACACATTGACCAATAACTCAAAGGATACTGCCAAGGAACCAGACAACATTATGCAAACAGATGGGGACATAGACACTGAAAAACCAccgaagaagaagagagaagataacaAGGTACTGCCAAGCAATGGCTCTGCTGGGGACGCCGCCAGTGGACAGATGGAGGAGAAAGCTGGTGCTAATAAAGCCACCGGTCAAATGAGCCCATCAGCGCAAACCCCCCCTAAGACTTCAAAACATTCACCTTCTCTTTCCTCTGGAAGGGAGGAGAAAATCCCAAGGACTGATTTTAATCAAGTGCCAGAtaaaaaggaagaggaagaaacgTCGCAGGCAAATGTGCCAGCAACAAATGGGTCAGCGACGAGCACTGAGAAAGGTGTGGATGAACAGATAAACGCGAAGGAGTCGGAGGATATTGATATGGAATCAAACCCTGTGAGCTCTGACCAAAATGTGGAGAGTACATGA